CCAAGGTCTGTTGCCGGGAGGAATTTTGATTCTCTCGGAAAAGATCCGTTTTTCCGATCTCAAACAGCAGACATTCCACACGGAAATGCACTATGCGTTCAAGAAAGACAACGGCTACAGCGATCTTGAAATCAGTCAAAAGCGCGCAGCGCTGGAGAAGGTACTGATTCCGGAGACTCTGACCGAACACCGGGAGCGTCTGCTCGCCGCCGGTTTCGCCCGGTGCGACGTGTGGTTTTAATGCCTCAATTTTGCCTCCCTCTTTGCGCGAAAATGATCGATTATACCGGCCTGTACCAAAAAATAGAACAAACGCCGCTGGCTCCGTGGTTCCAGATCCTGCCTTCCAAAGTGGCAAGAGCTTTCAACGACTCACCCCACGGCGACTGGCCCAGGTGGGAGTCCATCATCGAGCAAATGCCTCAACTGACACCCTCATCCGTGGATCTGAATACCGGCACCGTGCGCATCGGGAATGCCACCGACTGCGATCCCCTGGACCGGGAGAACCTTGAAAAACTGCTGCGGCAGCTTCACCCCTGGCGGAAGGGACCCTATTCGGTCTTCGGCATCCATATCGATACGGAATGGCGTTCGGACTGGAAATGGGAACGCCTCCGCGACCACATTCGACCGCTGAAGGGCAGGCTGGTACTGGATGTGGGCTGCGGCAACGGTTATCACTGCTGGCGCATGGCAGGCGCCGGAGCTCAACTCGTTGTCGGCATAGATCCCTACCTGTTGTTCATTGCGCAGTTCAGAGCACTGCAGCGTTTCGTGCGCGATGACCGGGTCCATCTGCTTCCCCTCGGTATCGAGGCCCTGCCGCAGAATCCGGGAGGGTTTGACAGTGTCTTTTCCATGGGGGTGCTGTATCACCGCCGCTCCCCCATCGACCACTTGATGGAATTGAGATCCTGCCTTCGAAGCGGCGGGGAACTCATTCTGGAAACACTGGTCATCGAGGGAAAAACCGGGGAAGTGCTGGTTCCGGAAGGCCGCTATGCAAAGATGCGCAATGTATGGTTCATCCCCTCCTGCCCCACCCTCGAACTCTGGCTGAAACGCTGCAGCTTCAAGGATGTCCGGCTGGTCAATGTCTGTGAGACCACCACCGAAGAACAGCGCTCTACCGGCTGGATGACCTACGAATCCCTGCCCGATTATCTCGACCCGAAAGACCGCCGGCTGACCGTGGAAGGATTGCCGGCGCCGAGAAGGGCAATCTTTCTGGCCACCTGCCCCTGACGAATGAGATTTTTTCAAAACCAGGATTTCCGACTCTTTTTCCCACGCTCCCCGGATTCCCCA
This region of Desulforhabdus amnigena genomic DNA includes:
- the cmoB gene encoding tRNA 5-methoxyuridine(34)/uridine 5-oxyacetic acid(34) synthase CmoB, with the translated sequence MIDYTGLYQKIEQTPLAPWFQILPSKVARAFNDSPHGDWPRWESIIEQMPQLTPSSVDLNTGTVRIGNATDCDPLDRENLEKLLRQLHPWRKGPYSVFGIHIDTEWRSDWKWERLRDHIRPLKGRLVLDVGCGNGYHCWRMAGAGAQLVVGIDPYLLFIAQFRALQRFVRDDRVHLLPLGIEALPQNPGGFDSVFSMGVLYHRRSPIDHLMELRSCLRSGGELILETLVIEGKTGEVLVPEGRYAKMRNVWFIPSCPTLELWLKRCSFKDVRLVNVCETTTEEQRSTGWMTYESLPDYLDPKDRRLTVEGLPAPRRAIFLATCP